The following coding sequences lie in one Rutidosis leptorrhynchoides isolate AG116_Rl617_1_P2 chromosome 4, CSIRO_AGI_Rlap_v1, whole genome shotgun sequence genomic window:
- the LOC139839612 gene encoding ras-related protein Rab11D, with product MSGYRGDDEYDYLFKLVLIGDSGVGKSNLLSRFTRNEFNLETKSTIGVEFATRSVHVEGKVIKAQIWDTAGQERYRAITSAYYRGAVGALLVYDVTRHATFENIKRWLKELRDHTDPNIVVMLIGNKSDLRHLLAVSTEDGKTFAEAESLYFMETSALEATNVENAFTEVITQIYKIVSKKAVEVGDEGASSLPSKGATIDVKDESSGPTRFGCCSN from the exons ATGTCTGGATACAGAGGTGATGATGAGTACGATTACTTGTTCAAATTAGTTTTAATCGGCGATTCAGGTGTCGGTAAATCAAATCTTCTCTCCAGATTCACTAGGAATGAATTCAATTTAGAAACAAAATCCACAATTGGTGTTGAGTTTGCTACCAGGAGTGTTCATGTTGAAGGCAAAGTCATCAAAGCTCAGATTTGGGATACTGCTGGTCAAGAAAG GTATCGTGCAATTACAAGTGCTTACTACAGAGGAGCCGTTGGTGCTTTACTGGTATACGATGTTACTCGTCATGCTACTTTTGAAAACATCAAGAGGTGGTTAAAGGAATTAAGAGACCACACTGATCCAAACATTGTGGTCATGCTAATCGGCAACAAATCCGACCTTCGTCACCTACTTGCTGTTTCAACCGAAGATGGTAAAACGTTTGCTGAAGCTGAATCCCTGTATTTCATGGAGACTTCTGCATTGGAAGCAACTAACGTTGAAAATGCTTTTACTGAAGTGATTACACAAATTTACAAGATTGTGAGTAAGAAAGCGGTTGAAGTTGGTGATGAGGGTGCGTCGTCGCTTCCTAGTAAAGGAGCCACTATTGATGTTAAGGATGAATCTTCGGGTCCCACTAGATTTGGTTGTTGCTCTAATTAG